A region from the Vicia villosa cultivar HV-30 ecotype Madison, WI linkage group LG3, Vvil1.0, whole genome shotgun sequence genome encodes:
- the LOC131654934 gene encoding cysteine protease XCP2, with protein MAFFSSKTLVLTCTLCLFLSLAFGREFSIVGYSSEDLRSMDKLIELFESWMSRHGKIYETIEEKLLRFEVFKDNLKHIDDRNKAVSNYWLGLNEFADLSHQEFKDRYLGLKVDLSQRKSSSEEDFIYRDVDLPKSVDWRKKGAVTAVKNQGQCGSCWAFSTVAAVEGINQIVTGNLTSLSEQELIDCDTTYNNGCNGGLMDYAFSFIVQNGGLHKEDDYPYIMEEGTCEMKKEATETVTISGYHDVPQNNEQSLLKALANQPLSVAIEASGRDFQFYSGGVFDGHCGSELDHGVSAVGYGTAKGLDYITVKNSWGAKWGEKGFIRMKRNTGKAEGICGLYKMASYPTKKK; from the exons ATGGCTTTTTTCTCCTCAAAAACACTTGTCCTGACCTGCACCTTATGCTTATTTCTATCTTTAGCATTCGGCCGCGAGTTCTCGATCGTCGGCTATTCGTCGGAGGACTTACGGTCCATGGATAAGCTCATTGAGCTTTTTGAATCATGGATGTCAAGACACGGTAAGATTTATGAGACGATCGAGGAAAAACTACTTCGGTTCGAGGTGTTTAAGGATAATCTAAAGCACATTGATGATAGAAACAAGGCTGTTAGTAACTATTGGCTTGGTTTGAATGAGTTTGCTGATTTGAGTCACCAAGAATTCAAGGATAGGTACCTTGGACTAAAGGTTGACTTGTCTCAAAGAAAATCCTCAAGTGAAGAGGATTTCATCTATAGGGATGTTGATTTGCCTAAATCAGTTGATTGGAGAAAGAAAGGCGCTGTCACCGCCGTCAAAAATCAAGGACAATGCG GTAGTTGTTGGGCATTTTCAACAGTTGCGGCCGTGGAAGGAATAAACCAAATTGTGACAGGAAATTTGACATCTTTGTCGGAGCAAGAATTAATTGATTGTGACACAACATACAACAATGGTTGCAATGGGGGTCTAATGGACTATGCATTCTCCTTCATAGTTCAAAATGGTGGACTCCATAAAGAGGATGATTATCCTTACATTATGGAAGAAGGAACTTGTGAGATGAAAAAg GAAGCAACTGAAACTGTTACTATCAGTGGTTACCATGATGTGCCACAAAATAATGAACAAAGCTTATTGAAGGCACTTGCCAATCAACCCCTCAGTGTGGCCATAGAAGCTTCAGGAAGAGATTTCCAATTCTATAGCGGA GGTGTGTTTGATGGACATTGTGGAAGTGAGCTAGATCACGGCGTTTCAGCTGTTGGATATGGAACAGCAAAAGGTTTGGATTACATCACAGTGAAGAATTCATGGGGGGCAAAATGGGGAGAGAAAGGATTTATAAGGATGAAGAGAAACACTGGAAAAGCTGAAGGGATTTGTGGACTCTACAAGATGGCTTCTTATCCTACTAAGAAGAAATAA